One window of Thermus caldifontis genomic DNA carries:
- a CDS encoding class I SAM-dependent methyltransferase — protein MGLTLAEYHRLTPLPRPGGVLYVKPGARGYRDPVYELLQKVVTPYGERALDPNPGVGLGSLPLEGRMEVERLETSKAAFRCLGASGLRAHLAPPWEAEGNAYHLVVLALPAGRGTAYVEATLVAAARALRMGGRVYLAGDKNKGFERYFKEAQALLGYGKVLKREGPVRVALLEKEREAPPLPALWHRFQATLLGESFTFFHLPGVFSAGKVDKASALLLEALVGEMGREGVRGKRILDLGAGYGALTLPLAHMGGEVTALEDDLVSVLSLKKSLLENRLTARVLHSDVDEALTEGEAFDIIVTNPPFHVGGAVILDVAQAFVEAAAARLKPGGGFFLVANPFLKYEPLLEERFGAFRTLLVREYKVLFAEKAKRG, from the coding sequence GTGGGCCTGACCCTAGCCGAGTACCACCGCCTCACCCCCTTACCCCGGCCGGGAGGGGTGCTTTACGTGAAGCCAGGGGCCCGGGGATACCGGGACCCGGTCTATGAGCTCTTGCAAAAAGTGGTAACGCCTTACGGGGAAAGGGCCCTGGACCCCAACCCCGGGGTGGGTCTGGGAAGCCTTCCCCTGGAAGGCCGGATGGAGGTGGAAAGGCTGGAGACCTCTAAAGCCGCCTTCCGCTGCCTCGGGGCCAGCGGCCTAAGGGCCCACCTCGCCCCTCCATGGGAGGCGGAGGGGAACGCTTACCACCTGGTGGTCCTGGCCCTGCCCGCAGGCCGGGGCACCGCTTACGTAGAGGCCACCCTGGTGGCCGCAGCCCGCGCCTTACGGATGGGGGGGCGGGTGTATCTGGCCGGGGATAAGAACAAGGGGTTCGAGCGCTACTTTAAGGAGGCCCAGGCCCTCTTGGGCTACGGCAAGGTGCTGAAGCGGGAAGGCCCGGTGCGGGTGGCCCTTCTGGAAAAGGAAAGGGAAGCCCCACCCCTACCCGCCCTCTGGCACCGCTTCCAGGCCACGCTTCTTGGGGAGTCCTTCACCTTCTTCCACCTCCCTGGGGTCTTTTCCGCCGGGAAGGTGGACAAGGCCTCGGCGCTTCTTCTGGAGGCCCTGGTGGGGGAGATGGGCCGGGAAGGCGTCCGGGGAAAGCGCATCCTGGACCTGGGGGCAGGCTACGGGGCCCTCACCCTGCCCTTGGCCCACATGGGCGGGGAGGTGACGGCCTTGGAGGACGACCTGGTCTCGGTCCTTTCCTTGAAAAAGAGCCTGCTGGAGAACCGGCTCACCGCCCGGGTGCTCCACTCCGATGTGGACGAGGCCTTGACAGAAGGCGAGGCCTTTGACATCATAGTTACGAACCCCCCTTTTCACGTGGGGGGAGCGGTTATCCTGGATGTGGCCCAGGCCTTCGTGGAAGCGGCGGCGGCCCGGCTAAAGCCGGGCGGTGGGTTTTTCCTGGTGGCCAACCCCTTTCTCAAGTATGAGCCCCTACTGGAGGAGCGCTTTGGCGCTTTTAGGACGCTTTTGGTGAGGGAGTACAAGGTGCTTTTCGCCGAGAAGGCCAAACGGGGATAG
- a CDS encoding aspartate kinase — protein MALVVQKYGGTSVGDLERIHKVAQRIAHYREKGHRLAVVVSAMGHTTDELIALAKRVNPRPPFRELDLLTTTGEQVSVALLSMQLWAMGIPARGFVQHQIGILTDGRFGDARILEVNPSRIQEALEGGYVAVIAGFMGTTPEGEITTLGRGGSDTTAVAIAAALGAKECEIYTDTEGVYTTDPHLIPEARKLEVIGYDQMLEMAALGARVLHPRAVYYAKRYGVVLHVRSSFSYNPGTLVKEVNMEMGKVVTGAALDLDHAQIGLIGIPDQPGIAAKVFQALAERGIAVDMIIQGVPGHDPSRQQMAFTVKKDFAQEALEALEPVLAEIGGEALLRPDIAKVSIVGVGLASAPEIPAKMFQAVASTGANIEMIATSEVRISVIIPAQYAEAALRAVHQAFELDRP, from the coding sequence GTGGCCCTGGTCGTGCAAAAATATGGCGGCACCTCCGTGGGCGACCTGGAGCGCATCCACAAGGTGGCCCAGCGCATCGCCCACTACCGGGAGAAGGGGCATAGGCTGGCGGTGGTGGTTTCCGCCATGGGCCACACCACCGACGAGCTCATCGCCTTGGCCAAGCGGGTGAACCCGAGACCTCCCTTCCGGGAGCTGGACCTCCTCACCACCACCGGGGAGCAGGTTTCCGTGGCCCTCCTCTCCATGCAGCTCTGGGCCATGGGCATCCCGGCCAGGGGGTTTGTGCAACACCAGATCGGCATCCTCACCGATGGGCGCTTTGGCGATGCCCGGATCCTCGAGGTGAACCCCAGCCGCATTCAGGAGGCTTTGGAAGGAGGGTATGTGGCGGTGATCGCCGGCTTCATGGGCACCACCCCCGAGGGGGAGATCACCACCTTGGGCCGGGGAGGGTCGGACACCACCGCCGTGGCCATCGCCGCTGCCCTGGGGGCCAAGGAGTGCGAGATCTACACGGACACGGAAGGGGTCTACACCACCGACCCCCACCTGATCCCCGAGGCCCGAAAACTGGAGGTGATCGGCTACGACCAGATGCTGGAGATGGCCGCCCTGGGGGCCAGGGTCCTCCACCCCCGGGCGGTGTACTATGCCAAGCGTTACGGGGTGGTGCTCCACGTGCGCTCCAGCTTCTCCTATAACCCCGGTACCTTGGTGAAGGAGGTCAACATGGAGATGGGCAAGGTGGTGACGGGTGCGGCCTTGGATCTGGACCACGCCCAGATTGGGCTTATTGGGATCCCCGACCAGCCGGGGATCGCCGCCAAGGTCTTCCAGGCTCTGGCGGAGCGGGGTATCGCTGTGGACATGATCATCCAAGGGGTTCCCGGGCACGATCCTTCCCGGCAGCAGATGGCCTTTACCGTGAAGAAGGATTTCGCCCAGGAGGCCCTCGAGGCCCTGGAACCTGTCCTGGCCGAGATCGGGGGGGAGGCCCTTCTCCGCCCCGACATCGCCAAGGTCTCCATCGTGGGGGTGGGCTTGGCCTCGGCCCCGGAGATCCCCGCCAAGATGTTCCAGGCGGTGGCCTCCACCGGGGCCAACATCGAGATGATCGCCACCAGCGAGGTGCGCATCTCCGTCATCATCCCCGCCCAGTATGCGGAGGCGGCCCTAAGGGCGGTGCACCAGGCCTTTGAGCTGGATAGGCCCTGA
- a CDS encoding phosphoribosyltransferase: protein MERLFLSWEELLRLVRHLAGRLQEEEFDLILGIARGGLIPTALLAQALSARDILTAAVMFYEEEETLPEPVFLQFPPDPLLFGRRVLVVDDVWDSGRTAFAVKARVRQAGGFPLVATLHFKPGRNQVPDQPDVYASATEAWVVYPWAPEAWMKR from the coding sequence ATGGAAAGGCTCTTCCTCTCCTGGGAGGAGCTCCTTCGCCTGGTGCGCCATCTGGCCGGGAGGCTTCAGGAAGAGGAGTTTGACCTCATCCTGGGCATTGCCCGGGGCGGGCTCATCCCCACGGCCCTTCTGGCCCAGGCCCTGAGTGCGCGGGATATCCTCACGGCGGCGGTGATGTTTTACGAGGAGGAGGAAACCCTACCTGAGCCCGTCTTCTTGCAGTTTCCCCCAGACCCTTTGCTCTTCGGTAGGCGGGTTTTGGTGGTGGATGACGTGTGGGACTCGGGGCGGACCGCCTTTGCGGTGAAAGCCCGGGTCCGCCAGGCGGGTGGGTTTCCCCTGGTGGCCACCCTGCACTTCAAGCCCGGCCGGAACCAGGTGCCGGACCAACCCGATGTGTACGCCAGTGCCACGGAGGCCTGGGTGGTCTACCCTTGGGCCCCGGAGGCCTGGATGAAAAGGTAA
- a CDS encoding malate dehydrogenase — MKSPVRVAVTGAAGQIGYSLLFRIAAGEMLGKDQPVVLQLLEIPQALRALEGVIMELEDCAFPLLAGIVATDDPRVAFKDADYALLVGAAPRKAGMERRDLLEMNGKIFTEQGRALAEVAKRQVKVLVVGNPANTNALIAYKNAEGLDPRNFTAMTRLDHNRAKAQLSKKTGVPVDRIRRIAVWGNHSSTMFPDLFHAEVDGKPALELVDMEWYEKEFIPTVAQRGAAIIQARGASSAASAANAAIEHIRDWALGTPEGDWVSMAIPSDGSYGVPEEIVYSFPVTAKDGRYEIVRGLEIGEFARKRMEITAKELLDEMEQVKALGLI, encoded by the coding sequence ATGAAAAGCCCCGTTCGTGTGGCGGTCACCGGCGCTGCAGGCCAGATCGGCTACAGCCTTCTTTTCCGCATCGCTGCAGGGGAGATGCTGGGAAAGGACCAGCCCGTGGTCCTGCAGCTTCTGGAGATCCCCCAGGCCCTGAGAGCCCTGGAAGGGGTCATCATGGAGCTGGAGGACTGCGCCTTCCCCCTCTTGGCGGGTATCGTGGCCACGGACGACCCCAGGGTGGCCTTTAAGGACGCCGACTACGCCCTTTTGGTGGGGGCGGCCCCCAGGAAGGCGGGCATGGAGCGCCGCGACCTCCTGGAGATGAACGGCAAGATCTTCACCGAGCAGGGCCGGGCCCTGGCCGAGGTGGCCAAGCGCCAGGTCAAGGTCCTGGTGGTGGGCAACCCTGCCAACACCAACGCCCTCATCGCCTACAAAAACGCAGAGGGCCTGGATCCCAGAAACTTTACCGCCATGACCCGGCTGGACCACAACCGGGCCAAGGCCCAGCTCTCCAAGAAAACCGGGGTCCCCGTGGACCGCATCCGCCGGATTGCCGTCTGGGGTAACCACTCCTCCACCATGTTCCCCGACCTCTTCCATGCGGAGGTGGACGGCAAACCCGCCTTGGAGCTGGTGGACATGGAGTGGTACGAAAAGGAGTTCATCCCCACCGTGGCCCAAAGGGGAGCGGCCATCATCCAGGCCCGGGGAGCCTCCAGCGCCGCCAGCGCCGCCAACGCCGCCATTGAGCACATCCGCGACTGGGCCCTGGGCACCCCTGAGGGGGACTGGGTTTCCATGGCGATCCCTTCCGACGGCTCCTACGGGGTTCCCGAGGAGATCGTCTACTCCTTCCCCGTCACCGCCAAGGATGGGAGGTACGAGATCGTCCGGGGTTTGGAGATAGGCGAGTTCGCCAGGAAGCGGATGGAGATCACCGCAAAGGAGCTTCTGGACGAGATGGAACAGGTAAAGGCTCTGGGGCTCATTTAG